The following is a genomic window from Gemmatimonadota bacterium.
TCGCTGGCGGGAGCGCGGAGCGCCATTGTCGGGCACGCGGACTATCTGCATGCTCGCGTTCAACAGGCGCTCGGTGACCGAAGCGGCGCGTCACGCACGGCGCAGCGCGCGCTCACGGCGCTGGCAAGTGGCTACGGTCTCGATCACCCGGTGACTGCCTCGGCACGCGCGTTTCTGAACTCCGGACCGGCAGTGCGTCGGTAGCGCCCCCTCGTCGCACCGACGGCGCGCGCCACGAGCGGACGGCAGGCACGAGTTCAGGTGGCCCGGCAGCTCATCCTGAGCACCAGCATCCAACAACCAGACCCGGCATGCGCCCCTTCCAGTCTCGCCCCATCCACCCGCGCGGCGTGACGCTCTACGGCGAATGGCGCCTCAAGCGCTACACGATCGTGCGTCACACCGCCCCGGACTCCGAGTCGCATGGCGAATGGCCCGACTTCGAACCGGGGCGACGGCTTGCACACGCCGCGCTGCCATCGCCGGTGCACGCCGCCGGCCGTGTGGGGGTCGGATTTGTCATCGAGCACCGTGGCAACGGCGCCGACTACATCGTGTTGGGGTGGTGGGATCGCGAGAATGAGCTACCGGTCCGGGTCTTCGTGCGCGACCACTCGCCGGGAGCTGCCTGGCGCGCGGCACGCGGAAGCGAATCGTTCTGCGTGTGGGACCTTCAGGTGGTTGCGTTCGAGCGCGACGCTTACGTCGGCACCGTGCTCTCGGAGCGCGCGAGCGAGGGGGCGGTCGAGGACTACCTCGCGCGGCGGTTGACCGTCGCTCCGTAGCCGCCCCGTTGGGTAAAGGCCGGAGCCCCGTTCGGGGAGGAAGGCCGGCCTGCCCACACGCGATCCACGGTTGCGTTAGATTCTCCGTCACCGGAGTCGGCTTTCCCGACTCCCGTGTGACCCCAGCAGCCGCCTTGCCAATCCCGTGACGTTCTACGAACGCCTGCAGGACTCGTTCGCCCAGCTCGCCGAGATCGTTCCCGCTCTCGCCGGGGCGCTCGTCATCCTCTTTGCCGGCTACCTGCTGGCCAAGCTCGTCGAGAAGGGCGCGGAGCGCATCCTCCGCAAGATGCGCCTCAACCAGTGGCTCGAGCGTGGTGGGGTGCTCGAGGCGGTCGAGCGCACCGGGTCGCACTTCAACCCGACGCGCGTCATCGGCAAGGTCCTGTTCTGGTTCGTGATGTTCGCGGTGATCATGGTCGCCGCCAACGCGTTAGGCATGGAGTCGCTGGCGTCGGTCTTCGCCGAGCTGGTGGGCTACATCCCGTCGTTGATGTCGGCGATCGTGATCCTCATCGTCGGCATCGTGCTCGGACGCTTCACCGGTGGCCTCATCATGGCCTCCGCCGGGGCGGTGCAGGGCGGGCCGACGCTGGCCCGCATCGGGCGGTGGATGGTCGTCGTCCTCGCCGTCTTCATGGCGCTGCAAGAGCTGGGCATCGCCTCGGACATCGTCACCACGGCTTTCGCGATCCTCTTCGGCGCGGTCGCCCTCGCCCTCGCGCTCGCCTTCGGCCTCGGCAATCGCGAACTCGCCGGCGAGGTCACCCGCGAGTGGTACAAGCGCTACCGCGCCGAGCGCGATGCCATCGAGCGCGAGGTGGAGAAGCGCGAGGAACAGGAAGACGCCGAGATGGCGGCCGAAGACCGCACCGAGGAGATGCCGGCCGCCGGCATCCCCTCCTCGTCAGGCACCCCGGGTCAGCCGACGACCTCGCGGTAGATCCGGGAGACGTTCCCGCCCATCACGCGTTCCACATCGCGCGTCGGGAGCCCACGCGCGACCAAGCCGTCCCACACGACCTCCATCCGGCTCGGGCCGTTGAGCTCGTCGATGAAGTAGGGGAGTTCATTGTCCCGCACCTGGGCCCCCTCTTCCTTCTTCAACTCGGCGATGTACTCGGGGGAGAGCGTGATCACGCGATGGTCGCGGTCGCTCCCGATCCCCACATGCTCCACACCGGCCACCTTGATGGCGTGCATGATGTGGTCGAAGTAGGCCGGGAGTGCCTCCTTCCCACGCTTCGCGGTCAGGAAGGGGCGCATCTGGCAGACGCCGACTACCCCGCCACGCGCCGCCATCGCCTTGAGCACGTCGTCCGGCGTGTTGCGCCGGTTCTCGTGCACCGCCATGCACGCCGTGTGCGAGATGATCACCGGCTGCTTCGACTCGGCGATCGTCTCGCGCATCGTCTGCGCGTTGGCGTGCGAGAGGTCGATGAGCATGCGCTGCTGGTTCATGCGCGCGATGAGCTCGCGCCCGAATGGCGTGATGCCGCCCTGCTCCCAGCAGCCGACGCCGACGTGGTTCTTCGTATTGTAGGTGAGCTGGCACGAACGCAGTCCTAACCGATGGAAGAAGTCGACGCGGTCGAGCGAGGTGCCAAACTGCACCGTGTTCTGGTAGAGATAGAAGACCGCGAGCTTGCCGGCGCGCCGCGCGCGATCGAGGTCGGCAACGCTCGTCGCCTTCACGAACAGGTCGGGGCGCGAGGCGAGGTACTTGTCGTGCTCGATGAGCGAGTCGACGGCGAGGGCGAGTGCCTCGTCACCCTCGGGCTTGGGATCGCACAGGGTGATGGTGATCGCATCCATCCCGCTCCGCAGCATCGCGCGCAGGATGTCGTCGGTGTACTCCGGACGAAGCTCGCCCATGGCGTCGAACACCAGCGTGTTGCGCCGCTGCTGGCGCGTTGCGGCTGGCGATGCGGCTGGCGATGGGGCCGGCGATGCGGACTGGGCGCCGAGGCGCGTGGCGGCGGCCGAGGCGGCAGCGGCGAGGACGAATGTGCGACGGTCCATGGGGCCAGAGGACGAGAAGACGAGAAGACGAGAAGACGAGTGAGAGCTTGGCGGCCGGTTCGCCTCGTCGTCTGGTGACAGTCCTAACCTTCCGTGTGGCAGGCGCCGCCGCAACTGTCGCCGCAGGGCGGCTCACCGCGCAGGGCACGCACCCCTTCGATGGTGACCAGGGGGACCATCGCCAGGGCGGCGACGGAGTCGGCCCACCACCATCCGACGAGTGCGTTGAGCAGCAGCCCGCCCAGCAGGATCGCCGAGAGGATGGTGCACAGCTCCGCGTCGGGGAGGGGCCTCGGGAACCCTGTCGCGGGGAGGGGCCTCCGGGTGGCGCGGTGGGGACGAGGAGGCGCATCACCCAAGCGGCGCTCGCGACGGCGACGGCACGTAGCGCCCAGATGCCGACGCATTCGACGCCCACTTCCCGCTGGACGCCCCGCCTCGCACGCGACACTTTCCCCCGAGCCCGGAGACTGTCGTCCCCAGCGTTCGCTGGGGCATGCGTCCCGTCTTCTCGTCCTCCCGTCCTCCCCAAACATGTCCGCCACCACCGCGCTCTCACTGGATGAGCTCTGGATGCCCTTCACCGCCAACAAGGCGTTCAAGAAGGCTCCGCGTCTCCTCGCCTCGGCCAAGGGGATGTACTACCAGGATGTCGACGGGAACACGATCCTCGACGGGACGGCCGGACTCTGGTGCGTGAACGCCGGCCACGCCCGCGAGAAGATCGTCGACGCGATCGCGCAGGGGGCGAAGACGCTCGACTTCGCGCCGGGCTTCAACATGGGGCACCCGCTCTCGTTCCAGCTCGCGACGCGACTCTCCGAGATCACTCCGGGCGACCTCGATCACGTCTTCTTCACCAACTCCGGCTCCGAAGCCGTCGACTCGGCGCTCAAGATCGCCATCGCCTACCACCAGTCGCGCGGCGAGGCCAAGCGCACGCGACTGGTCGGTCGCCTGCGCGGCTATCACGGCGTCGGCTTCGGCGGGATCTCGGTCGGGGGGATCGCCCCCAACCGGCAGGCGTACCTGAACCATCTCCTGCCTAACGTCGACCACCTCCCGCACACGCACGGCATCACCGAGAATCTCTTCAGCAAGGGGCAGCCCGGCTTCGGCTCCAACCTGGCCGACGCGCTCGAGGACCTCGCGGTGCAGCATGGGGGGGACACGATTGCTGCGGTGATCGTCGAGCCGGTCGCCGGGTCGACGGGGGTGCTGGTGCCGCCGGTGGGCTACCTCGAGCGGTTGCGCGCCATTTGTGACAAGCACGGCATCCTCCTCATCTTCGACGAGGTGATCACTGGCTTCGGGCGGTTAGGGGCGCCCTTCGCCGCCGACTACTTCGGCGTCGTCCCCGACCTCATGACCGTCGCCAAGGGGATCACCAACGGCAACGTCCCCATGGGCGCCGTCTTCGTGCGCCACGGGATCTACGACACCGTGGTGAACGCCTCGCCGGCCGGGATCGAGTTCTTCCATGGCTACACCTACTCGGGACACCCGCTGGCCTGCGCCGCCGGCCTGGCGACGCTCGACGTGTACGCCGAGGAAGGGCTCTTCCAGCGGGCCGCGGCGATGGCCCCCTACTGGCAGGAGGCGATCCACTCGCTTCGGGGGAAGCCGCACGTCATCGACATTCGCAACATCGGCCTGGTGGCGGGGATCGAGCTGGAGTCCCGCGCCGGAGCGGTCGGTGCCCGCGCGATGGACTGCCACATCGACTGCTTCAAGAATGGACTGCTCATCCGCACGACGGCCGACATCATCGCTCTCTCGCCGCCGCTCATCATCGAGAAGTCCCACGTCGATGAGCTGATCGACAAGCTCGGGAAGGCGCTCGACCGGCTGGCGTAGGCACCGGCGGCGAAGGCCGATCTGGCGGGACCGATCGCCGGGGACGATGTTCCCCGGCGATCTCCCTTTTCACCCCCTGCCATCACCGCACCAATGTCGTCACCTGCAACCAAGGGTCGGTGCGCGCGCGCGCTGCGCCGTGCGACGCTCACGGGGCTCGTCGTCCCGGTCACGCTCCTCGCGCAGGCGAAGCCGCGCGAGCGCGACCTCGGGCTCCCGATCGGCGGGACCCCCGGCACACTCGACGCCATCACCGACGTGAAGGGGGTGGAGGTCGGGCACACGACGCTGATCACCGGCAGCGGCAAGTTGGTCGTGGGGAAGGGGCCAGTGCGCACGGGGGTCACGGTGGTGCACCCCCGGGGCAAGGACAATCACGACCCGGTCTTTGCCTCCTGGTTCACGCTCAACGGCAACGGCGAGATGACCGGGACGACCTGGGTGCAGGAAAGCGGCTACCTCGAGGGGCCGGTCGCCATCACCAACACGCACTCGGTGGGCGTGGTGCGCGACGCGATCATCAAGTGGGAGGTGACGCGCAAGAACATGTTGCAGCCGTGGTGGCTCCCGGTGGTCGCCGAGACGTATGACGGTGGGCTGAACGACATCAACGGCTTCCATGTGAAGGAGGAGCACGTCCTGGCGGCCCTCGACAACGCCAGCGGTGGGTTGCCGAAGGAAGGGGTTGTGGGCGGCGGGACGGGGATGAGCTGTCACGGCTTCAAGGGCGGGATCGGGACGGCGTCGCGCGTCCTGCCCGAGGGCCAGGGCGGGTACACGGTGGGCGTGCTGGTGCAGTGCAACTACGGCGTGCGGCGCGACCTGCGCATCGCGGGGGTCCCGGTGGGTGAGGAGATCCCCGACCTCGCCTCGTGTTATGCCGTCGGGCCGGAGGTCGCGCTGGACGAGTTGATGGCACGTCGCCGCTGCGGCCAGCCCACGCCGCGCAACGACGACGCGCCGGAGCAGGGGTCCATCATCGTCGTCGTCGCCACCGACGCGCCGCTCCTCCCGCACCAACTCAAGCGCATCGCGACGCGCGTCTCGTTGGGAATCGGACGGCAAGGCGGATTCGGCGGCAACGGCTCGGGGGACATCTTCATCGCCTTCTCGACCGCGAACCCGAAGACCTGGTCGTCGGAGACCACGACGACGCTCGCCATGCTGACCAACGACCGCATCTCGCCGCTCTTCCAGGCCACGGCGCAGGCGACGGAGGCGGCCATCACGAACGCGCTCCTCGCGGCGGAAACGACGACCGGGGCCAACGACCTGCGGGTCTTCGCCATGCCCGTCGATCGCATGATGGCGGCGATGCGGAAGTACGGCCGCATCAAGTAGCGGAAGGGGAGACGGGAGCCGGGGCAGGTGCGGTGGCACGCCGCGCCTGACC
Proteins encoded in this region:
- a CDS encoding membrane dipeptidase, whose protein sequence is MDRRTFVLAAAASAAATRLGAQSASPAPSPAASPAATRQQRRNTLVFDAMGELRPEYTDDILRAMLRSGMDAITITLCDPKPEGDEALALAVDSLIEHDKYLASRPDLFVKATSVADLDRARRAGKLAVFYLYQNTVQFGTSLDRVDFFHRLGLRSCQLTYNTKNHVGVGCWEQGGITPFGRELIARMNQQRMLIDLSHANAQTMRETIAESKQPVIISHTACMAVHENRRNTPDDVLKAMAARGGVVGVCQMRPFLTAKRGKEALPAYFDHIMHAIKVAGVEHVGIGSDRDHRVITLSPEYIAELKKEEGAQVRDNELPYFIDELNGPSRMEVVWDGLVARGLPTRDVERVMGGNVSRIYREVVG
- a CDS encoding aspartate aminotransferase family protein is translated as MSATTALSLDELWMPFTANKAFKKAPRLLASAKGMYYQDVDGNTILDGTAGLWCVNAGHAREKIVDAIAQGAKTLDFAPGFNMGHPLSFQLATRLSEITPGDLDHVFFTNSGSEAVDSALKIAIAYHQSRGEAKRTRLVGRLRGYHGVGFGGISVGGIAPNRQAYLNHLLPNVDHLPHTHGITENLFSKGQPGFGSNLADALEDLAVQHGGDTIAAVIVEPVAGSTGVLVPPVGYLERLRAICDKHGILLIFDEVITGFGRLGAPFAADYFGVVPDLMTVAKGITNGNVPMGAVFVRHGIYDTVVNASPAGIEFFHGYTYSGHPLACAAGLATLDVYAEEGLFQRAAAMAPYWQEAIHSLRGKPHVIDIRNIGLVAGIELESRAGAVGARAMDCHIDCFKNGLLIRTTADIIALSPPLIIEKSHVDELIDKLGKALDRLA
- a CDS encoding P1 family peptidase, translated to MSSPATKGRCARALRRATLTGLVVPVTLLAQAKPRERDLGLPIGGTPGTLDAITDVKGVEVGHTTLITGSGKLVVGKGPVRTGVTVVHPRGKDNHDPVFASWFTLNGNGEMTGTTWVQESGYLEGPVAITNTHSVGVVRDAIIKWEVTRKNMLQPWWLPVVAETYDGGLNDINGFHVKEEHVLAALDNASGGLPKEGVVGGGTGMSCHGFKGGIGTASRVLPEGQGGYTVGVLVQCNYGVRRDLRIAGVPVGEEIPDLASCYAVGPEVALDELMARRRCGQPTPRNDDAPEQGSIIVVVATDAPLLPHQLKRIATRVSLGIGRQGGFGGNGSGDIFIAFSTANPKTWSSETTTTLAMLTNDRISPLFQATAQATEAAITNALLAAETTTGANDLRVFAMPVDRMMAAMRKYGRIK